One Defluviimonas sp. SAOS-178_SWC DNA window includes the following coding sequences:
- a CDS encoding Calx-beta domain-containing protein, producing MAILNVQGINVLEADSSFQYANFTVTLDQPSFADTKFYYYLQDVSASSQQGDYNSQAQLITIPAGQTSYTIQVPVYGDNQVEGDETFQIVVYAAPGTTLAGNAAALVATATIYDDDDAFPDPSPGPGGMATAIFGPASASATLPTVGVRNVGVIEGDSSFQYMRFLVTLDRTATAPVTFSYFVESQTASGALGDFGYEAQNFTIQAGQQTGYIDIPIYGDNLIEGNETLQLVMTDVSNAVFDGNFPVLVATGTILDDDSGVPSPSAGIGGFGTGFSGPASAGPLPTLTVHDTTVIEGDSSFQYARFLLVFDRPITATVQLKYYVQDGSAGVGSGDMGSASSTITLAAGTESTYISIPVYGDNAIEGDESFSVVFTGITGAQFQGNAEAMEATATILDNDSGPLTGPAGYGGAGTSIYGVESTAAIIPTLSMHDASIIEGDSSFRYVRFLVTLDRPAPANVTFDYSVQDGSASRGENDYGGASGTVTIAAGLRSTYIDVPVYGDNSIEGDEEFVLVLTDIRNAEFAWNAAALVGRATILDDDSGPLSGPAQVGSFSAGAIGPEPLPDRIVASVVATSVNEGNSSFLYANIYVLLSEAATTDVQVAWATADGSALAGSDYYASSGTMTIAAGSRSGYISVGYIGDNAIESDESFSVVFSNMTGAQFTNGLATITTSVTIRDNDGGGTAGAPGTGPQFNLVTGPTSGHDFLIGNAAADIIDGLAGNDTIHGLAGNDSLYGGLGNDSIIGGDGADWIAGHSGNDTIFGGDQYDTIYGGDGNDVVAGGNGRDKVWLGTGDDIFNDNAQNDIHGWDTVNAGAGRDTINGGGGNDVFNGEDGEDWIAGGFGNDTINGGNQYDTIYAGAGNDVVAGGNGRDTVNLGAGNDVFNDNAQNDIHGRDTVNAGAGADRINGGGGNDVFNGDDGDDWIAGGIGNDTINGGNQHDTIYAGAGNDVVNGGMGRDKAWLGDGNDRYTDAVQFGFNAHDEVFGMAGNDTIHGGGGDDWLNGGTDDDVLTGGLGADSFVFLAGYGQDRVTDFADNVDTLVLDDALWGGGKTVAQVIADHAKVVGGDTVFDFGGHSLTVAGVTNLGIFVDDINIV from the coding sequence ATGGCAATTCTCAACGTCCAAGGCATCAATGTTTTGGAAGCAGATAGCAGCTTTCAATACGCCAACTTTACGGTCACGCTGGACCAACCATCCTTCGCGGATACGAAGTTCTACTACTACCTTCAGGATGTGTCGGCGTCGTCGCAGCAGGGCGATTACAACAGCCAGGCGCAGCTTATAACGATCCCTGCGGGCCAGACCAGCTATACGATCCAGGTGCCGGTCTATGGCGACAACCAGGTGGAAGGCGACGAGACGTTTCAGATCGTGGTTTACGCCGCGCCGGGCACCACGCTCGCCGGCAATGCCGCCGCGCTCGTGGCGACCGCGACAATCTACGACGACGACGATGCCTTTCCCGATCCCTCGCCCGGGCCTGGCGGCATGGCCACGGCAATCTTCGGCCCCGCCTCGGCTTCCGCGACACTTCCAACGGTCGGTGTGCGCAATGTCGGGGTGATCGAGGGTGACTCGAGTTTCCAGTACATGCGATTTCTCGTCACACTCGACCGGACGGCCACCGCTCCGGTGACATTCAGCTATTTCGTCGAGAGCCAGACGGCGTCAGGCGCCCTCGGGGATTTCGGTTATGAGGCGCAGAACTTCACCATTCAGGCGGGCCAGCAGACGGGATATATCGACATTCCGATCTACGGCGACAACCTCATCGAGGGCAACGAGACGCTGCAACTGGTAATGACCGACGTTTCCAACGCGGTCTTCGATGGAAACTTCCCGGTACTGGTCGCGACGGGCACGATCCTCGACGACGACAGCGGCGTACCGAGTCCGTCGGCTGGTATCGGAGGGTTCGGGACCGGTTTCTCCGGCCCGGCCTCGGCAGGGCCACTGCCAACCCTCACGGTCCACGACACCACGGTGATCGAGGGCGACTCGAGCTTCCAGTATGCGCGATTCCTGCTGGTCTTCGACCGGCCCATCACCGCAACGGTGCAGCTAAAGTATTATGTTCAGGACGGTTCCGCGGGTGTCGGCTCCGGCGACATGGGTAGCGCCTCGTCCACCATCACGCTCGCCGCCGGAACGGAAAGCACCTACATCTCGATCCCGGTTTACGGCGACAACGCGATCGAGGGAGATGAAAGCTTTTCGGTCGTCTTCACCGGAATTACCGGCGCACAGTTCCAGGGCAATGCCGAAGCCATGGAAGCCACGGCGACGATTCTCGACAACGACAGCGGGCCGCTGACGGGTCCGGCAGGATATGGCGGCGCCGGCACATCCATCTACGGCGTCGAGTCGACGGCCGCGATCATCCCGACGCTCAGCATGCACGACGCCTCCATCATCGAGGGCGACAGCAGCTTCCGATACGTCCGGTTCCTCGTCACGCTGGACCGCCCGGCGCCGGCAAACGTGACTTTCGACTACAGCGTGCAGGACGGAAGCGCGTCACGCGGCGAAAACGACTACGGCGGCGCATCCGGAACCGTGACGATCGCGGCCGGCCTGCGCAGCACTTATATCGATGTGCCCGTCTACGGCGACAATTCGATCGAGGGTGACGAGGAGTTCGTTCTGGTTCTGACCGACATCCGCAATGCAGAGTTCGCCTGGAACGCGGCCGCGCTCGTCGGCCGGGCGACCATCCTGGACGACGACAGCGGCCCGCTGAGCGGACCTGCCCAGGTCGGGTCATTCTCGGCCGGCGCGATTGGCCCGGAGCCGCTACCCGACAGGATCGTCGCCTCGGTCGTTGCGACGAGTGTAAACGAGGGCAATTCCAGCTTCCTTTACGCCAATATCTACGTCCTTCTGTCAGAGGCCGCGACGACAGATGTGCAGGTTGCCTGGGCCACGGCCGACGGTTCTGCGCTTGCGGGAAGCGACTACTATGCCAGCAGTGGCACGATGACGATCGCCGCCGGATCACGCAGCGGCTACATCTCCGTCGGCTATATCGGCGACAACGCGATTGAATCCGACGAGAGCTTCAGCGTGGTCTTTTCGAACATGACCGGGGCGCAGTTCACCAATGGCCTTGCGACCATCACCACCAGCGTCACGATCCGCGACAACGATGGAGGCGGGACGGCCGGCGCACCCGGAACCGGACCGCAGTTCAACCTGGTGACCGGCCCGACCTCCGGCCATGACTTCCTTATCGGCAACGCTGCGGCGGACATCATTGACGGACTGGCCGGAAACGATACGATTCACGGCCTCGCGGGCAATGACAGCCTGTACGGCGGGCTCGGCAATGACAGCATCATCGGCGGCGACGGGGCGGACTGGATTGCGGGCCATTCCGGCAACGACACGATCTTCGGCGGCGATCAGTACGACACGATCTATGGCGGCGATGGCAATGACGTCGTGGCCGGCGGCAACGGGCGGGACAAGGTCTGGCTCGGCACCGGCGACGACATCTTCAACGACAATGCGCAGAACGACATCCACGGCTGGGACACGGTGAATGCCGGGGCGGGCCGCGACACGATCAACGGCGGCGGCGGCAACGATGTCTTCAACGGCGAGGACGGCGAGGACTGGATCGCGGGTGGCTTCGGCAACGACACGATCAACGGCGGCAACCAGTACGATACGATCTATGCCGGGGCCGGCAACGACGTGGTGGCCGGCGGCAATGGCCGCGACACGGTCAATCTCGGCGCCGGCAACGATGTCTTCAACGACAACGCCCAGAACGACATCCACGGCCGGGACACGGTGAATGCCGGAGCGGGGGCGGACCGCATCAACGGCGGCGGCGGCAACGATGTCTTCAACGGCGATGACGGAGACGACTGGATCGCGGGCGGGATCGGCAACGACACGATCAACGGCGGCAACCAGCACGACACGATCTATGCCGGCGCCGGCAACGACGTCGTCAACGGCGGCATGGGCCGGGACAAGGCCTGGCTCGGCGACGGCAACGACCGCTACACGGACGCGGTGCAGTTCGGCTTCAACGCGCATGACGAGGTCTTCGGCATGGCGGGCAACGACACGATCCATGGCGGCGGCGGCGACGACTGGCTGAACGGCGGCACCGACGATGACGTGCTGACCGGCGGGCTCGGCGCGGACAGTTTCGTGTTCCTCGCGGGCTATGGTCAGGACCGGGTGACCGACTTCGCCGACAATGTCGACACGCTGGTTCTCGACGACGCGCTCTGGGGTGGCGGCAAGACCGTGGCGCAGGTCATCGCCGACCATGCCAAAGTCGTGGGCGGCGATACCGTCTTCGACTTCGGCGGCCACAGCCTGACCGTTGCGGGGGTGACGAACCTCGGCATCTTCGTGGACGATATCAATATCGTCTGA